The window CCGTCGTAAAGTTTCGCAACGTCGTTGGTCGTGATGCGCTGCAACAGGCCGAGCGCCTTGGGGCCCTTGACCCAGATTTCGCCCATGTGGCTCACGTCGAAGACGCCGGCGCCGTTGCGGACGGTCATGTGTTCGTCATTGATGCCCGTGAATTCGATGGGCATGTTGTATCCCGCGAATTCGGCCATCTTGGCGCCCGCGGCGATGTGATACTTGGTAAATACGGTGGATTTCATATTGCAATCATACGATTATTTCATTCATAACGACGCTTCACGCCCAGGCGCGGACAGCGGTGGAACTCCTTCGTGCGGTCGAACAGGTAGCGGTAGGTGGTGTGCACCTTGTGGCGCGTGGCGCAGACGTAGGTCTCGATCATGCGGTTCATCACGGGGTTGAAGTCGCCGATCCACGCCAGCTCCATCGATTTGTAAGGATTCTTCGTCCGTTCGAGGAACTGCCAGTACTTGACCATGATGGCCGACTCGACGCCCTTGCCGTGGAACTCCGGGGTGATGCCGAAGATGACGCCGAAGATGCGGTCGCACGACTTGCGCACCTTGAGGTCCCACATCAGGCGCAGTTTCTGCCGAAGGCCGAACTTGCCGTTGAACTTGCCGATCAGGCGGTTCAGGTCGGGAACGGTGATGAAGAACCCGATGGGCTCGTCGTTGAAATAGGCGAAGAAGATGATGTTGGGGTCGATGATCGGCTTCATCTCGCGGACCATCTCCAGCGCCTCTTCCTGCGTCATCGGCTTCACGCCCGAGAAGAGGGCCCACGCCTTGTTGTAGATGAGACGGAAGCTCTCGGCGGCATCTTCCAGATTCTTCATGTCGATATTCTCGATCCGGTAGCCCGGCACGGTGTAGAGCCGCTCGGCACGGGCGAAAATCTGCTTGTTGGCTTCCGAATCGTTCACCCGCCAGATGAAACTGTGCTGGTTGAAATAGTTCCGGAAACCGTAGTTCTCGAACAGCTCCTTGTAATAGGGCGGGTTGTAGGGGTTCTTGTAAAGGGGCTGGAATTCGTAGCCCTCGACCAGCAGTCCCCACCAGTCGCGCCGCTGCCCGAAGTTGATCGGTCCGTCCATGGCCTCCATGCCGCGGCTGGCGAGCCACATGCGCGCGGCGTCGAACATCATGTCGGCGACCTGCTGGTCGTCGATCGCCTCGAAGAACCCGCAGCCGCCCGTGGGCTGCTCTTCGAGGGCGGCCTTCTCGCGGTTGTAGAACGCCGCGATGCGCCCCACGACCGCGCCCTGCCGGTCACGGACCACCCAGCGGACAGCCTCGCCGTCGGCGAAAAGTTCGTTCTTCGCCGGGTCGAAGACCTCGCGGACATCGACATCCAGCGGGCAGACCCAGTTGCGGTTTCCCTTATAGATCTTTTTGGGAAGGTCGAGCCACTCGCGCTCCGCGGCGGGCGTCGTGACCTCCTGTAAGGTATACTTATCCTTGTTCATCGCTCTGTCTCTCTAATTTCAGCGTTTCCGATTTCAAAGGTAACAAATTTTTCCTTATTTTTGTTGGTAGATCAAATTTAGCATTCCGAATGAACAAAAGCCTGGAACAATATATGCCCGACGGGAGCAAGGTCCCCTACCGGTTCATGAAATACCGCATCCACAAAATCCTGCTCGTGTGTTGCAGCTACGACGGCTACATCCTCGAAGAGGACGGGCACATCGAATCGCAGATCAACCAGGAGTACATCGACCTCAACATGTCGAACCCGCCGTCGCTGACGCGCGTCAGCTCGACGGCCGAGGCGCTGGAGGCGCTGGCCGGCGACGATACGTTCGATTTCATCCTCACGATGTACAACGTCGGCGAACCCGACGTGTTCGCGTTCGCCCGGATCGTCAAGGAGCGCCACCCCAACACCCCCGTCGCGCTGCTGACCTCCTTTTCGAAGGACATCTACCGCCGCATCGAGGAGCAGGACCGTTCGGGACTGGACTACATCTTCTCGTGGCACGGCAACACGGACCTCATCATCGGTATCATCAAGCTCGTCGAGGACAAGATGAACGCCGACGAGGACATCCTCGAAGGCGGCGTGCAGGCCATCCTGCTGGTCGAGGACTCCATCCGCTTCTATTCGACCTATCTGCCCGAGCTCTATAAACTGCTTCTGCTGCAAAACACCGAGTTTCTGAAAGACGCCTTCAACGAACAGCAGCAGGTGCTTCGCAAGCGCGCGCGTCCCAAAATCCTGCTGGCCCGCTGCTACGAGGAGGCCGTGGAGTTGTACGAACGCTACAAAAAGAACCTGCTGGGCGTGATCTCCGACGTGGGGTTCGTCCTCCGCCGCAACGACCCGCCCGAGAGCGAGAAGCTCGACGCCGGAATCGACCTCTGCCGCCGCATCAAGCAGGACAACCCGCTGATGCCCGTGCTGTTGCAGTCGTCGCAGGTGGCCTTCGGCAAGCAGGCCGCGGAGTTGGGCGCAGGGTTCATCGCCAAGAACTCCAAGACGCTCCTTTCGCAGCTGAGCGAATACATCGCCAAGGAGTTCGCCTTCGGGGACTTCGTTTTCAAGGACCCCGACACGGGCGCCGAGATCGGCCGCGCCAAGGACCTCACGCAGATGCAGCAGATGATCGCCACGATCCCCGACAAGGCGTTCGAATACCACACTTCGCAAAACCACCTCTCGAAATGGCTCTACTCGCGGGGCCTGTTCCCGCTCGCGGCGTCGATCCGCCAGTACAACAAGAGCCATTTCGCGTCGGTCGAGGATCACCGCAACGCGCTGGTGAACCTGATCCGCGACTACCGCACCCTGCTGGGGCAGGGCGTCGTGGCGCGTTTCGACGCCGAGACCTACTCCGACGCCGTGGCCTTCGCCCGCATCGGCGAAGGTTCGCTGGGCGGCAAGGCCCGCGGACTGGCTTTCATGAACTCGATGCTTATGAAGCACCGCCAGTACGACAAGTACGAGAACGTGCGCATCATGATCCCGCGGTCGGTGGTGATCGCCACGGAGTACTTCGACGACTTCATCCGCCACAACGGACTGAAATACATCATCTCGCAGGATTTCTCCGACGAGGAGATCCTGTCGGAATTCGTCAGTTCGGTGCTCCCGTTCCGGCTGCGCGAAGCCCTGAAGGGCTACATCCGCACGGTCCGCACGCCGCTGGCCATCCGCTCGTCGTCGAAGCTCGAAGACTCCCACTACCAGCCTTTCGCCGGCATCTACTCGACCTACATGATCCCCTACGTCGATAACGAGGATCAGATGCTCCGCCTGCTGCTCAAAGCCGTCAAGAGCGTCTACGCGTCGGTCTATTTCGCGGCGTCGAGGGCCTACATCCAGACCTCGCAGAACCTCATCTCGGAGGAGAAGATGGCCGTCATCATCCAGGAGGTGTGCGGCACGGAGCAGGAGGGGCTCTTCTTCCCCACCTGCTCGGGCGTGGCGCGGTCGATCAACTACTACCCCATCGGCGACGAACAGCCCGCGGACGGCGTCTGCAACGTGGCGATGGGGCTCGGCAAGCTGGTCGTGGACGGAGGACGCACGCTGCGCTTCTCGCCCAGCTATCCGCAGAAGGTGCTCCAGACCTCGACCCCCGAACTGGCGCTGCGCGACACGCAAAACGAGGTGCTGGCCCTGAGCCTGCGCCCCGAGGAGTTCCGCACGTCGATCGACGACGCGGTGAACCTGCACCGCCTGAGCCTCACGGAGATCGGCCGGTTCCGCAATTCGAAATACGTCTGCTCGGTCTGGGACCGCGAGAACGAACGCATCTCCGACAGTCCCTTCGACTCCGGGCGCAAGGTCATCACCTTCAACAACATACTCAAATACAACACCTTCCCGCTGGCGAAGATCGTCTCGGACATCCTCCGCATGGGCGCCGAGGAGATGCGCTGCCCCGTGGAGGTGGAATTCGCCGTCAACATGGACGTTGCCCCGGGACAGCAGCAGATCTTCAACCTGCTGCAAATCCGCCCGATCATCGACAACCAGGACAACCGCGCCATCGACTGGGAGGCGGAAGAGACCTCCCGGGCGCTGATCTACGGCGAACAGGCTCTCGGCATCGGCATGATGGCGGACATCGCCGACATCATCTACGTCAAGTCCGAGGCTTTCGACTCGCTCGCAACCGAGAAGATCGCCGACGAACTGCTGACGTTCAACAACCGCATGCGCGACGAGGGGCGCTCGTATATCCTCGTGGGTCCCGGACGCTGGGGCTCCTCGGACCCGTTCCTCGGCGTGCCGGTCAAGTGGAACCACATCTCCGAAGCGAAGGTGATCGTCGAGTGCGGCATCGAGAAATTCGATGTCGAGCCCTCGCAGGGCACGCACTTCTTCCAGAACGTCACCTCGCTGGGCGTGGGATACCTGACGATCAATCCCTTCCGCGGCGACGGCATCTTCCGCGAAGAGGAGCTCGACGCCCGGCGGGCGCTCTTCGAGGGAACCTACCTGCGGCAGGTGCGTTTCGAAAAGCCGCTGTGGGTCTGCGCCGACGGGCGTTCGAACAAGGGCATGGTGCGTGAGGAAATGAAAAATGAAGAATTAAAAATTAAAAATTAGAAGATTTTTCGTCCGAACAGTTACAATCTATAAGAAATATTTTTATATTTGTGATAGATAGGACCAACTAACTAAAAACTTCAGCATATGAACGTCAACAAATTAATGACCGAACTCGAGCGCAGGCATCCCGGCGAAAGCGAATACCTGCAAGCCGTGCGCGAGGTCCTCATGACCGTCGAGGAGAGTTACAACCAGCATCCGGAATTCGAAGCCAACCGCATCGCGGAGCGCATCGTGGAACCCGACCGCATCTTCACCTTCAAGGTGGTCTGGGTGGACGACAAGGGCGAAGTGCAGGTCAACACCGGTTACCGCGTGCAGTTCAACAACGCCATCGGCCCCTACAAAGGCGGCCTGCGGTTCCACCCCTCGGTGAACCTCTCGATC of the Alistipes senegalensis JC50 genome contains:
- a CDS encoding PEP/pyruvate-binding domain-containing protein: MNKSLEQYMPDGSKVPYRFMKYRIHKILLVCCSYDGYILEEDGHIESQINQEYIDLNMSNPPSLTRVSSTAEALEALAGDDTFDFILTMYNVGEPDVFAFARIVKERHPNTPVALLTSFSKDIYRRIEEQDRSGLDYIFSWHGNTDLIIGIIKLVEDKMNADEDILEGGVQAILLVEDSIRFYSTYLPELYKLLLLQNTEFLKDAFNEQQQVLRKRARPKILLARCYEEAVELYERYKKNLLGVISDVGFVLRRNDPPESEKLDAGIDLCRRIKQDNPLMPVLLQSSQVAFGKQAAELGAGFIAKNSKTLLSQLSEYIAKEFAFGDFVFKDPDTGAEIGRAKDLTQMQQMIATIPDKAFEYHTSQNHLSKWLYSRGLFPLAASIRQYNKSHFASVEDHRNALVNLIRDYRTLLGQGVVARFDAETYSDAVAFARIGEGSLGGKARGLAFMNSMLMKHRQYDKYENVRIMIPRSVVIATEYFDDFIRHNGLKYIISQDFSDEEILSEFVSSVLPFRLREALKGYIRTVRTPLAIRSSSKLEDSHYQPFAGIYSTYMIPYVDNEDQMLRLLLKAVKSVYASVYFAASRAYIQTSQNLISEEKMAVIIQEVCGTEQEGLFFPTCSGVARSINYYPIGDEQPADGVCNVAMGLGKLVVDGGRTLRFSPSYPQKVLQTSTPELALRDTQNEVLALSLRPEEFRTSIDDAVNLHRLSLTEIGRFRNSKYVCSVWDRENERISDSPFDSGRKVITFNNILKYNTFPLAKIVSDILRMGAEEMRCPVEVEFAVNMDVAPGQQQIFNLLQIRPIIDNQDNRAIDWEAEETSRALIYGEQALGIGMMADIADIIYVKSEAFDSLATEKIADELLTFNNRMRDEGRSYILVGPGRWGSSDPFLGVPVKWNHISEAKVIVECGIEKFDVEPSQGTHFFQNVTSLGVGYLTINPFRGDGIFREEELDARRALFEGTYLRQVRFEKPLWVCADGRSNKGMVREEMKNEELKIKN